One window of Methylococcus sp. EFPC2 genomic DNA carries:
- a CDS encoding peptidylprolyl isomerase codes for MPSLPGLLLTLTLGVFALTAQAERPVDRIVAVVDDGVILESELLQKLDGVKRSLRQGNTALPPDSVLARQVLERLIVDKLQAQMAEKAGVRVDEETLRTAVQQIAQRNNMSVEEFRESLRQEDIDYADFVDQIRNEIAVSRLRSSQINSQIKISDREIQNYLETQNPSGASSDTQYLLAHILIATPQAASPAQVQKAKEKADKLLEDIRAGLDFKQASLSASDSEQALKGGELGWRKKSEIPSLFADLVDHMKEGGVEGPIRSSSGYHLIKLIGVKGGDQHLMTKTRVRHILIKPNEVLSDDDAKKKLLALKSRIENGDDFGSLARGHSDDKGSAIKAGELGWVQPGALVPPFEEAMNKLEINQLSEPVQTQFGWHLIQVLERQQSDDGDEFRKNRAREELFKRKADEETELWLRRIRDEAYVEIRLESE; via the coding sequence ATGCCTAGCTTGCCCGGTTTATTGCTCACCCTGACGCTGGGCGTGTTCGCCCTGACTGCACAGGCCGAGCGCCCCGTGGACCGCATCGTCGCCGTGGTCGACGACGGGGTGATACTGGAAAGCGAGTTGCTGCAGAAACTCGACGGCGTCAAACGCAGCCTGAGGCAGGGCAATACCGCCCTCCCGCCCGACAGCGTACTGGCGCGACAGGTACTGGAACGCCTGATCGTCGACAAACTGCAGGCCCAGATGGCCGAAAAGGCCGGCGTACGGGTCGACGAAGAAACCCTGCGTACCGCCGTGCAGCAGATCGCCCAGCGCAACAACATGAGCGTGGAGGAGTTTCGCGAGTCATTGCGCCAGGAAGACATCGACTATGCCGACTTCGTCGATCAGATCCGCAACGAGATCGCCGTCAGCCGCTTGCGCAGCAGCCAGATCAATAGCCAGATCAAGATCAGCGACCGGGAAATTCAAAACTACCTGGAAACCCAAAATCCATCGGGCGCCAGTTCCGACACCCAATACCTGCTGGCCCATATTTTGATCGCCACTCCGCAGGCGGCATCCCCGGCCCAGGTGCAGAAGGCCAAGGAAAAAGCCGACAAACTGCTGGAAGACATACGCGCCGGGCTGGACTTCAAGCAGGCCTCGCTCAGCGCGTCCGACAGCGAGCAAGCCTTGAAAGGCGGCGAATTGGGCTGGCGCAAGAAGAGCGAAATTCCCAGCTTGTTCGCGGATCTGGTCGATCACATGAAAGAAGGCGGCGTGGAAGGCCCCATACGCAGCTCCAGCGGCTATCACCTCATCAAGCTGATCGGCGTCAAGGGTGGGGATCAGCACCTGATGACCAAGACCCGCGTCCGCCATATCCTCATCAAGCCCAACGAAGTGCTGTCCGACGACGACGCGAAGAAAAAACTGCTGGCGCTGAAAAGCCGCATCGAGAACGGCGACGACTTCGGCAGCCTGGCGCGCGGCCACTCCGACGACAAGGGATCGGCCATCAAGGCCGGCGAACTGGGTTGGGTACAGCCGGGAGCCCTGGTTCCGCCGTTCGAGGAGGCCATGAACAAGCTGGAAATCAACCAGTTGAGCGAGCCTGTGCAAACCCAGTTCGGCTGGCATCTCATACAAGTTCTGGAACGCCAGCAATCCGACGACGGCGACGAGTTCCGCAAAAACCGGGCGCGCGAGGAGCTATTCAAGCGCAAGGCCGACGAAGAAACCGAACTCTGGCTGCGCCGCATACGCGACGAAGCCTATGTGGAAATCCGCCTGGAGAGCGAATAG
- a CDS encoding LPS-assembly protein LptD → MSSPIIRRSTLALLLSPWAGSALAATGWDCQRGGADGKEWVCVTGKKKAETPAPGAETERTPVEPVRRAETPRAVARPEPPPAPAAAPTPTPPAKSEPRIAAPVRPVEKPAEPVKRLSGVTAPPLPATVGTKPASAEKPGWTCKASPDRAWECGLVGADPRGQAHRVGEAGEASENWAAAETMTDQDELRFKSIMARLPEDPWRLSCGKHKSEITPSTLFLMTEEDRLLRESTPLEIESDAAELVGGEVSNFKGSADLLRADQRLSGDFVTHNNASGALSAQGNVLYREKGLSFAADTAYMKMKTDEGVLRNSQFVIETVPARGTSRLTHIDSKTVSRYDTVSYTTCPPGDQSWMIHADKAEIDKGSGRGLARNAWLEFKGVPILWTPVMSFPVDDRRQSGFLTPNFAYTKVGGFDFSIPYYLNLSPNYDATVWLREITNRGQLVRGEFRYLTEMTRGVVGGEYMPHDDVRQSSRGLFTLKNQTQFNESISSLVDLNYVTDPRYLSELGNVLHVQNSRFMRSNGSVTYQGEGYAATASADHYLSIDPLVTQAASPYSRLPQLTFNSGHGVFDTGLIFETQAEVVNFAHRAAEDRVTAQRLNLRPRLYYPLRGAAGYITPSFALQYTQYWMSWPDTGSVAATEIDRLKALNGVASIRNDVSRTAPVFSVDSGLYFDREFDLAEKAWTQTLEPRLFYLYRPKIDQTDIPIFDSAEYDFNFYQLFRDNGFAGTDRLSDANQITPAVTTRFIDHESGLERLKLSVGEVFYFRDREVNLLPTTTAKTSGRSNLVGELSSALTDVWRLRTTGQWNPTRSAIDRSELSLQYNDRRNQLLNLSYRYRRDPNLDLVRVEQTDASFRLPFAEGWNVIGRWQYSLLNQVTTETFFGVERETCCWRFSLIGLRYLNGSSTGSVTSDAQVNNGIFFQLEFKGLTRLGNEVDQFLSRSITGYRLENEF, encoded by the coding sequence ATGTCCTCGCCGATCATCCGCCGCAGCACTCTGGCCCTGTTGCTTAGCCCTTGGGCGGGCAGCGCTTTGGCAGCCACCGGTTGGGATTGTCAGCGCGGCGGAGCCGACGGCAAGGAATGGGTGTGTGTCACCGGGAAGAAAAAAGCCGAGACGCCGGCACCCGGCGCGGAAACCGAACGCACGCCAGTGGAACCCGTGCGCCGGGCCGAGACGCCCCGCGCCGTGGCCCGTCCGGAGCCGCCACCCGCCCCCGCCGCGGCGCCAACACCGACTCCACCGGCGAAGTCCGAGCCTCGGATCGCCGCGCCGGTTCGGCCGGTCGAAAAACCGGCCGAACCGGTCAAACGCCTGTCCGGCGTGACGGCCCCGCCCCTACCCGCCACGGTCGGCACCAAGCCCGCATCGGCGGAAAAACCGGGTTGGACCTGCAAGGCCAGCCCCGATCGCGCCTGGGAATGCGGGCTGGTAGGCGCCGATCCGCGCGGCCAGGCCCACCGGGTCGGCGAGGCCGGTGAGGCGAGCGAGAACTGGGCGGCGGCGGAAACCATGACCGACCAGGACGAGCTTCGCTTCAAAAGCATCATGGCTCGCCTGCCGGAGGATCCCTGGCGTTTGAGTTGCGGCAAGCACAAATCGGAAATCACGCCGTCCACCCTGTTCCTGATGACGGAAGAAGACCGCCTGCTGCGCGAATCCACGCCGTTGGAAATCGAATCCGACGCCGCCGAACTGGTCGGTGGCGAAGTCTCCAACTTCAAGGGTTCGGCCGACCTGCTGCGCGCCGATCAGCGCCTGTCCGGCGACTTCGTCACCCATAACAACGCATCCGGCGCGCTCAGCGCCCAGGGCAATGTGCTTTACCGGGAAAAAGGCCTGTCTTTCGCCGCCGACACGGCCTACATGAAAATGAAGACCGACGAGGGCGTGCTGCGCAACTCCCAGTTCGTGATCGAAACCGTTCCGGCACGGGGCACCTCACGGCTGACCCATATCGACAGCAAGACCGTTTCGCGCTACGACACGGTCAGCTACACGACCTGCCCGCCGGGCGATCAGTCCTGGATGATACATGCCGATAAGGCCGAGATAGACAAGGGCTCGGGCCGCGGCCTGGCCCGAAATGCCTGGCTGGAATTCAAGGGCGTTCCCATCCTTTGGACGCCGGTGATGAGCTTCCCCGTCGACGACCGCAGACAATCGGGCTTCCTGACGCCGAACTTCGCCTACACCAAGGTGGGCGGCTTCGACTTCTCCATCCCGTATTACCTCAACCTGTCGCCCAACTACGACGCCACCGTCTGGCTGCGCGAGATCACCAACCGCGGGCAATTGGTCCGCGGCGAGTTCCGCTATCTGACCGAAATGACACGGGGTGTGGTCGGCGGCGAGTACATGCCCCACGACGACGTCCGGCAAAGCAGCCGCGGCTTGTTCACCCTCAAGAACCAGACCCAATTCAACGAAAGCATTTCCTCGCTGGTGGATTTGAACTATGTCACCGACCCGCGCTATCTGAGCGAGTTGGGCAACGTACTGCACGTGCAGAACAGCCGCTTCATGCGCAGCAACGGAAGCGTGACCTATCAGGGCGAAGGCTACGCGGCGACGGCTTCCGCCGACCACTACCTCAGCATCGATCCCCTGGTCACCCAGGCGGCGAGCCCGTATTCGCGCCTACCCCAACTGACTTTCAATTCCGGTCACGGGGTCTTCGACACGGGACTCATCTTCGAAACCCAGGCCGAAGTTGTAAACTTCGCCCACCGCGCGGCGGAAGACCGGGTCACCGCGCAACGCCTCAACCTGCGCCCGCGGCTCTACTATCCCTTGCGTGGTGCCGCCGGCTACATCACGCCCAGCTTCGCGCTGCAGTACACCCAGTACTGGATGTCCTGGCCGGACACCGGTAGCGTCGCCGCCACTGAAATCGACAGGCTCAAGGCGCTAAACGGCGTGGCCTCGATACGCAACGACGTGAGCCGCACCGCCCCGGTATTTTCCGTGGACAGCGGGCTTTATTTCGACCGCGAGTTCGACCTGGCGGAAAAAGCCTGGACCCAGACACTGGAGCCCCGGCTGTTCTACCTTTATCGGCCGAAGATCGACCAAACCGACATACCGATCTTCGACTCGGCCGAATACGATTTCAATTTCTACCAGTTGTTCCGCGACAACGGATTCGCCGGCACCGACCGCTTGTCCGACGCCAATCAGATTACTCCGGCCGTAACCACCCGTTTCATCGACCACGAGAGCGGCCTGGAGCGCCTCAAGCTCAGTGTCGGCGAAGTGTTCTATTTCCGTGACCGGGAGGTCAACCTGCTTCCCACCACGACGGCGAAAACATCCGGGCGGTCGAATCTGGTGGGTGAATTGTCGTCCGCGCTGACCGACGTCTGGCGGCTGCGCACCACCGGGCAATGGAATCCCACGCGCAGCGCCATCGATCGCAGCGAGTTGAGCCTGCAATACAACGATCGCCGCAACCAGTTGCTGAATCTTTCCTACCGCTACCGGCGCGATCCCAATCTGGACCTGGTGCGGGTCGAGCAGACCGATGCCTCTTTCCGCCTGCCGTTCGCCGAAGGCTGGAACGTAATCGGCCGCTGGCAATACTCCCTGCTCAACCAGGTCACTACGGAAACCTTTTTCGGGGTGGAGCGCGAAACTTGTTGCTGGCGTTTCAGTCTCATCGGCCTGCGCTATCTGAACGGCAGCAGTACCGGTTCCGTGACCTCGGATGCACAGGTCAACAATGGCATATTCTTCCAGCTCGAATTCAAGGGCCTGACTCGGCTGGGCAACGAAGTCGACCAGTTCCTGTCTCGCAGCATCACCGGCTACCGCCTGGAAAACGAGTTTTAA